The Aythya fuligula isolate bAytFul2 chromosome 7, bAytFul2.pri, whole genome shotgun sequence genome has a window encoding:
- the NPS gene encoding neuropeptide S, translating to MISLCRLNLLFILWISTMFVCSGYPIVPSMSSNPFYLNCQLYGKSDYCLVLLNNCLAKVGRSEELALLKPYLEMPINKRSFRNGVGSGIKKTSFRRAKS from the exons ATGATCAG TTTATGCAGGTTAAACCTTCTTTTCATCCTTTGGATCTCAACGATGTTTGTGTGCTCGGGTTACCCAATTGTCCCTTCCATG AGCAGCAATCCTTTTTATTTGAATTGCCAGCTGTATGGAAAATCTGATTACTGCCTCGTCCTGCTGAATAACTGCTTAGCCAAGGTGGGCAGGAGCGAAGAACTGGCTCTTTTAAAGCCTTACCTGGAGATGCCTATCAATAAACGGTCCTTTCGCAATGGTGTTGgatcaggaattaaaaaaactTCCTTTCGAAGAGCAAAGTCATAA